The following are from one region of the Pseudobacteriovorax antillogorgiicola genome:
- a CDS encoding response regulator, with product MKKILCVKDHHCNDEFIAQSFSKQGMKVAKAYGFQESFHIMRTFVPDAVLVDIKSLEEESGKQFVQNLRDNNRLSHIPIVGIFDCDLPEDLTRYRTWGCDEFFSKEQDLADISRLVNQVIEQSQLKIPKILLMEDDPDLKNILKDALEPIGVAVIDVCNGFDAIRIFKNQKFDMLITDIMVKGLNGFQLIEMVSKEAPDIPIIVITGAYPKGFDSFATKLGINTHFQKPFDMELFAGSIAEILQNQRDVAQKISMEL from the coding sequence TTGAAAAAGATTCTCTGTGTTAAAGACCATCATTGCAATGACGAATTTATTGCTCAGTCATTCAGCAAACAAGGTATGAAAGTAGCAAAGGCCTATGGCTTTCAGGAGTCTTTTCATATCATGAGAACATTCGTTCCCGATGCTGTGCTGGTGGATATCAAGTCGTTGGAAGAGGAAAGCGGCAAGCAGTTCGTTCAGAATCTAAGGGACAATAATCGTCTGAGTCACATTCCCATTGTGGGGATTTTCGATTGTGACTTACCAGAAGATCTCACGCGCTATCGCACCTGGGGCTGTGATGAATTCTTTTCTAAAGAGCAAGACTTGGCTGATATCTCGCGGTTGGTGAATCAGGTCATTGAACAATCGCAATTAAAGATTCCAAAAATCCTGTTGATGGAGGATGACCCTGATCTTAAAAATATTCTCAAAGATGCATTGGAACCAATCGGTGTGGCAGTCATCGATGTTTGCAATGGTTTTGACGCTATTCGGATTTTCAAAAATCAAAAATTTGATATGCTCATCACAGATATCATGGTGAAAGGCTTGAATGGCTTCCAGCTGATTGAAATGGTTAGCAAGGAGGCTCCTGACATTCCCATTATTGTGATCACAGGAGCCTACCCGAAAGGGTTTGATTCCTTTGCGACGAAACTTGGTATCAACACTCACTTTCAGAAACCCTTTGATATGGAGCTGTTCGCAGGATCCATAGCGGAGATTTTGCAGAACCAAAGAGATGTCGCTCAAAAAATATCTATGGAACTATAA
- a CDS encoding substrate-binding periplasmic protein, whose product MTLRSLYSSLFFLSALLSSSLLAKSVSMVTLEWEPFYGPKLKNKGVITEIVQEAFERAGHQASIQFLPWKRALAMGEKGEADVVMGAYYSKERADKFHISSPLYDINIRIIGQKKTGITRYNSLKELKKYKIGISRGFANGDEFDAATYLQKQVAKSPELNIKKLINGRLDFVVMAEGIFSYELARYEASHPVKGEFVFLDPILSANKLYILASKKLTNSKKLIDAFNLGLKKIMDDGTYRKILISHGFSHQA is encoded by the coding sequence GTGACCCTTCGTAGCTTATACTCAAGCCTATTCTTTCTTTCCGCTTTACTATCTTCAAGCCTACTTGCCAAATCAGTTAGTATGGTGACCCTGGAATGGGAACCTTTCTACGGACCCAAACTGAAAAACAAAGGGGTTATTACAGAGATCGTTCAAGAGGCATTTGAAAGAGCAGGTCATCAAGCATCCATTCAATTTCTGCCTTGGAAACGAGCCCTGGCCATGGGTGAGAAAGGGGAAGCCGACGTTGTCATGGGTGCGTACTACTCTAAGGAGCGAGCTGACAAGTTCCACATTAGCTCTCCCCTCTACGATATCAATATTCGAATCATCGGACAGAAAAAAACAGGGATTACACGGTACAATAGCCTAAAAGAACTCAAGAAGTATAAAATTGGAATATCAAGAGGGTTTGCTAATGGCGATGAATTCGACGCAGCGACTTACCTCCAGAAGCAGGTGGCTAAGTCACCGGAATTGAATATTAAAAAGTTAATCAACGGTCGTCTTGACTTTGTTGTTATGGCTGAAGGTATTTTTAGCTACGAACTAGCAAGATACGAAGCGAGTCACCCAGTAAAGGGAGAATTTGTCTTCCTTGATCCCATTCTTTCCGCCAACAAGCTCTATATTCTGGCGAGCAAGAAATTAACCAATAGCAAGAAACTCATTGATGCCTTCAACTTAGGGCTGAAAAAAATTATGGACGATGGCACATACCGAAAAATTTTGATCTCACATGGGTTTTCACATCAGGCTTGA
- a CDS encoding class II glutamine amidotransferase, translating into MSDFLVMSFDSLSSPSIFLENLRDVPHAKRSGWGVAWYPHDGPAASIVKDSSSKDATDLASTLSNWDNFSSTTFLCKVRGGAKRYTHQNTQPFSRTYGGRDWLFMHNGELDRGSLQEKVMADNSQFLLPMGDTDSELIFCYILGKMAQHQYLTLSDAPWETLRSWLQELEEFGTINIAISDTRHTVLYHGQVFEDKLFYTRVCPPHDELKYHSTEVHILLDRPTDTNRTLVMASSTNFPQGDWEEVAPGQLVVVRLGAIQYITTDNSPNQENHQGTGQDSPHHSSVSSEPLESLMTLDPSSSTRMPKIINVKSITRTLDGKPLTYRSYRIRHITNYRYKKAVEQSSHIIRLHPVEDEVQEVVQSTLEVTVPGDQLSYEDVFGNQSIHLRLDGPYDELSFISESKIKIYARSIDDFSSSMRRVSIPLVWCPGNGK; encoded by the coding sequence ATGAGTGATTTTCTGGTGATGAGTTTTGACAGTTTAAGCTCTCCGTCTATTTTTTTGGAAAACCTTCGTGATGTACCTCACGCAAAACGATCCGGTTGGGGGGTTGCATGGTATCCTCACGATGGACCAGCAGCATCCATTGTCAAAGACTCATCGTCTAAAGACGCTACCGACCTGGCGAGTACCTTGAGCAATTGGGATAACTTTAGCTCGACCACATTTTTATGCAAGGTTCGTGGTGGTGCGAAGCGTTACACCCATCAAAATACCCAGCCGTTTAGCAGAACCTATGGAGGACGCGACTGGCTATTTATGCATAACGGCGAGCTAGATCGTGGCTCTCTTCAAGAAAAAGTCATGGCAGACAACTCTCAGTTTCTTCTGCCGATGGGGGATACCGATTCCGAGTTGATCTTTTGCTATATCTTGGGAAAAATGGCTCAACACCAATATCTAACCCTGAGTGATGCCCCTTGGGAAACGCTCCGATCTTGGCTCCAAGAACTTGAAGAGTTTGGTACGATCAACATTGCAATCTCAGACACGCGCCATACGGTGCTTTACCACGGCCAAGTGTTCGAGGATAAACTTTTTTACACCAGGGTTTGCCCACCCCATGACGAGCTGAAGTATCATTCTACAGAAGTTCACATCCTCCTCGATCGGCCCACTGATACCAATCGCACCTTGGTGATGGCAAGCTCTACCAATTTTCCCCAGGGAGATTGGGAGGAAGTCGCACCAGGGCAACTGGTGGTTGTCAGACTTGGTGCCATTCAATACATCACCACTGACAATTCTCCAAACCAAGAGAACCATCAAGGGACAGGTCAGGATTCGCCTCATCACAGCAGCGTTAGCTCTGAGCCGCTGGAGTCTTTGATGACGCTGGATCCCAGCTCGTCGACTCGAATGCCAAAGATCATCAATGTGAAATCAATCACGCGAACTCTTGATGGTAAGCCTTTGACGTATCGTTCCTATCGCATCCGGCACATCACAAACTACCGCTATAAAAAAGCTGTCGAGCAAAGTTCCCATATCATTCGCCTTCATCCTGTAGAAGATGAAGTTCAGGAAGTCGTTCAATCAACGCTAGAGGTTACGGTTCCGGGGGATCAGCTTTCATACGAAGATGTTTTTGGTAATCAATCGATTCACCTTCGCCTCGACGGCCCATACGATGAACTATCGTTTATTAGTGAAAGTAAAATCAAGATTTATGCGCGCTCCATCGACGACTTCAGCTCCTCGATGCGCCGCGTATCAATACCCCTGGTGTGGTGCCCTGGCAACGGCAAATGA
- a CDS encoding transglutaminase-like domain-containing protein, producing the protein MMSPYLLPPELPETQLRELTDFAMSFVERNDYNLLETLNDMNRRIFKDFKYVSGSTTNLTTPFDVFVSRKGVCQDFANLFICLCRLLSIPARYRVGYIFTGGAYEERLEQADASHAWAEVYLPYTGWRGFDPTNGATAAQDHIRVACGRNYLDATPTGGTIFKGGGGETLKVEVRVEQTEDS; encoded by the coding sequence ATGATGTCGCCTTACCTGCTGCCTCCAGAGCTGCCGGAAACCCAGCTTCGCGAGTTAACGGACTTTGCGATGAGTTTTGTCGAGCGCAACGATTATAATCTTTTAGAAACACTCAATGATATGAATCGAAGGATCTTCAAAGACTTTAAGTATGTCAGTGGCTCGACGACCAATCTAACCACACCCTTTGATGTCTTTGTCAGTCGCAAGGGAGTCTGTCAGGACTTTGCTAATCTATTTATCTGTCTCTGCCGCTTGCTTAGTATTCCTGCGCGCTATCGTGTTGGCTATATTTTCACTGGTGGCGCTTATGAGGAACGATTGGAGCAGGCAGATGCCTCTCATGCTTGGGCTGAAGTTTATCTACCCTACACTGGCTGGCGGGGCTTCGATCCGACCAACGGGGCAACTGCCGCCCAAGACCACATTCGTGTGGCCTGTGGGCGTAATTACCTAGATGCAACTCCCACCGGCGGCACGATTTTTAAAGGTGGTGGGGGCGAAACCCTCAAAGTTGAGGTTCGAGTAGAGCAAACCGAGGATTCTTAA